In Sphingopyxis sp. 113P3, one DNA window encodes the following:
- a CDS encoding argininosuccinate synthase, which produces MSESIKRVVLAYSGGLDTSVILKWLQVTYGCEVVTFTADLGQGEELEPARAKAELMGIRPEHIFIDDLREEFVRDFVFPMMRANARYEGDYLLGTSIARPLISKRLVEIAKETGADAVAHGATGKGNDQVRFELSCYALNPDIKVIAPWREWELTSRTALIDFAEKNQIPVPKDKRGESPFSTDANLLHTSSEGKVLEDPWEETPDYVYSRTVNPEDAPDAPEYITVDFEKGDGVALNGQAMSPAALLAALNDLGRKHGIGRLDLVENRFVGMKSRGMYETPGGEIYARAHRGIESITLDRGAAHLKDELMPKYAELIYNGFWFAPEREMLQAAIDHSQAKVSGTVRVKLYKGSASVVGRKSPHSLYSERHVTFEDDAGAYDQKDAAGFIKLNALRLKLLAKRDR; this is translated from the coding sequence ATGTCCGAGTCCATCAAGCGCGTCGTCCTCGCCTATTCGGGGGGGCTCGACACCAGCGTCATCCTGAAATGGCTGCAGGTGACCTATGGCTGTGAGGTGGTGACCTTCACAGCGGACCTCGGTCAGGGCGAGGAGCTCGAGCCCGCACGCGCCAAGGCCGAGCTGATGGGCATCAGGCCCGAGCATATTTTCATCGACGACCTGCGCGAGGAATTCGTGCGCGATTTCGTCTTCCCGATGATGCGCGCGAATGCCCGTTATGAGGGCGATTATCTGCTCGGCACATCCATTGCCCGCCCGCTGATTTCGAAGCGACTGGTTGAGATTGCGAAAGAAACGGGCGCTGACGCGGTCGCGCACGGCGCGACGGGCAAGGGGAACGACCAGGTGCGCTTCGAGCTCTCCTGCTATGCGCTGAACCCCGACATCAAGGTTATCGCGCCGTGGCGCGAATGGGAGCTGACCAGCCGCACCGCGCTGATCGATTTTGCCGAAAAGAACCAGATTCCGGTTCCGAAGGACAAGCGCGGCGAAAGTCCCTTCTCGACCGACGCCAACCTTCTCCACACATCCTCCGAAGGCAAGGTGCTTGAGGATCCGTGGGAAGAGACGCCCGATTATGTCTATTCCCGGACGGTGAACCCCGAGGATGCCCCCGACGCCCCCGAATATATCACGGTCGATTTCGAAAAGGGTGACGGCGTCGCTCTGAACGGCCAGGCGATGTCGCCTGCAGCCCTGCTTGCTGCACTCAACGATCTCGGTCGCAAGCATGGCATCGGCCGTCTCGACCTCGTCGAAAACCGCTTCGTGGGCATGAAGTCGCGCGGCATGTACGAAACGCCGGGCGGCGAAATCTATGCGCGGGCGCACCGCGGGATCGAAAGCATCACGCTCGACCGCGGCGCGGCGCATCTCAAGGACGAGCTGATGCCGAAATATGCCGAGCTCATCTACAATGGTTTCTGGTTCGCGCCCGAGCGCGAGATGCTGCAGGCGGCAATCGACCATAGCCAGGCGAAGGTTTCCGGCACGGTGCGCGTGAAGCTCTACAAGGGCAGCGCGAGCGTGGTCGGTCGCAAGTCGCCGCATAGCCTCTACAGCGAACGACATGTGACCTTCGAGGACGACGCTGGCGCTTATGACCAGAAGGATGCGGCGGGCTTCATCAAGCTCAATGCACTGCGTCTGAAACTGCTGGCGAAGCGCGACCGCTAG
- a CDS encoding threonine aldolase family protein, which produces MTATRFFSDNAAAVHPAVMEAIAAANHVDTAYDGDALSQSLDDAFSQLFETRCEVVWMASGTAANSIILAHFVRPWQGIFCHEEAHIEVDECGAPTFYSGGAKLMPLPGSGAKIDVEALRERLAAIRNDVHQVQPAAISITNATEYGLAWRPDEIAAIGEVARAAGLRLHMDGARFANAIAFLDCAPADVTWRAGVDALSFGFTKNGAMMAEALVFFGGCGGAGVRELKKRGGHLLSKGRFVAAQIHAMLRNDLWLDNARAANAGAVALAAACDKRLIHPVEANELFVRLAAEEATRLRAAGYDFYDWGKDAARLVVSWDQDADAVAPLATAIATL; this is translated from the coding sequence ATGACTGCGACGCGCTTCTTCTCCGACAATGCTGCAGCCGTGCATCCTGCGGTGATGGAGGCTATAGCCGCTGCCAACCACGTCGATACCGCCTATGACGGCGACGCGCTCAGCCAATCGCTCGACGACGCATTTTCTCAGCTCTTCGAAACCCGCTGCGAAGTGGTCTGGATGGCGTCGGGGACAGCGGCCAACAGCATCATCCTCGCCCATTTTGTGCGGCCATGGCAGGGCATTTTCTGCCATGAAGAGGCGCATATCGAGGTCGATGAATGTGGGGCGCCAACCTTTTATTCGGGCGGTGCAAAGTTGATGCCGCTTCCCGGAAGCGGCGCCAAGATCGACGTTGAAGCGCTCCGAGAGCGGCTTGCCGCCATACGCAACGATGTCCATCAGGTTCAGCCCGCGGCAATCAGCATCACCAATGCAACCGAATATGGTCTCGCGTGGCGTCCGGACGAGATCGCTGCGATCGGCGAGGTTGCGCGCGCCGCGGGATTGAGGCTGCACATGGATGGCGCGCGCTTTGCCAATGCCATTGCCTTTCTCGACTGCGCCCCTGCGGATGTGACGTGGCGCGCGGGCGTTGATGCCTTGTCGTTCGGCTTTACGAAAAATGGCGCAATGATGGCTGAGGCGCTCGTTTTCTTTGGCGGATGCGGCGGTGCAGGGGTGCGCGAACTCAAGAAGCGCGGCGGGCATCTGCTCAGCAAGGGGCGCTTCGTCGCGGCGCAGATTCACGCGATGCTGCGAAACGACCTGTGGCTGGATAATGCGCGTGCGGCGAATGCCGGCGCGGTAGCGCTGGCCGCGGCCTGTGACAAGCGGCTGATCCACCCGGTCGAGGCAAATGAGTTGTTTGTCCGCCTGGCCGCAGAGGAAGCGACGCGTTTGCGGGCCGCGGGCTATGATTTTTATGACTGGGGCAAAGACGCGGCGCGCCTGGTCGTCAGCTGGGACCAGGACGCCGACGCGGTCGCACCGCTTGCCACTGCGATCGCTACCCTATGA
- a CDS encoding DMT family transporter, with protein MSGMQPTLLTPRVLIPFALVTLVWGSTWIVIKGQLGVVPPSWSVTYRFTVAALVMFAFAALRRERIWIDARALAFAALLGVAQFTFNFNFVYRAEQHITSGLVAVLFALLIVPNTLLGRALLKTPLEGRFLLGAGIAISGVAMMIIHEYQVAALGAAAVILGIVLTLSGVLSASIANVMQGTAFARAQSMTVMIAWAMLFGALADGAFAWITTGPPVVDMRFVYLGGIFYLGVIASAVTFPLYFGIIRAVGPGQAAWSSVLIPIIAMGFSTLFEGYHWSLLSIAGGAVALVGLVIAVAKRPARPSVSGNMVSLPCEDEAAD; from the coding sequence ATGAGCGGGATGCAGCCGACGCTTCTCACGCCGCGCGTGCTCATCCCCTTCGCTTTGGTGACCCTGGTGTGGGGTTCGACGTGGATTGTGATCAAGGGGCAGCTCGGGGTTGTCCCGCCGAGCTGGTCGGTAACGTATCGTTTTACCGTGGCGGCGCTGGTGATGTTCGCCTTTGCCGCGCTGCGCCGCGAACGAATCTGGATCGACGCTCGCGCGCTGGCCTTCGCCGCGCTGCTCGGCGTGGCGCAGTTCACCTTCAACTTCAATTTCGTGTACCGCGCCGAACAGCATATCACCTCGGGCCTCGTTGCGGTGCTCTTCGCGTTGCTGATCGTGCCCAACACGCTGCTGGGCCGGGCCTTGTTGAAGACGCCGCTGGAGGGGCGATTCCTGCTCGGCGCCGGAATCGCGATCAGCGGGGTCGCCATGATGATCATCCACGAATATCAGGTCGCAGCGCTCGGCGCAGCGGCGGTGATCCTCGGAATCGTCTTGACCCTCTCGGGCGTACTCAGTGCCTCGATCGCCAATGTTATGCAGGGGACCGCCTTCGCACGCGCGCAATCGATGACGGTGATGATCGCCTGGGCGATGCTGTTCGGTGCCCTCGCCGACGGGGCCTTTGCCTGGATCACGACCGGACCGCCCGTGGTGGACATGCGCTTTGTCTACCTCGGCGGCATATTCTATCTCGGTGTCATCGCGAGTGCGGTAACCTTCCCGCTCTATTTCGGCATCATCCGCGCGGTGGGGCCCGGACAGGCGGCCTGGTCAAGCGTGCTGATCCCGATCATAGCGATGGGTTTCTCGACCCTGTTCGAAGGCTACCATTGGTCGTTGTTGTCGATCGCAGGCGGTGCTGTGGCGTTGGTCGGATTGGTGATCGCGGTCGCGAAGCGGCCGGCGCGGCCTTCGGTCAGCGGCAATATGGTGTCGCTTCCCTGCGAAGATGAGGCCGCTGATTAG
- the murA gene encoding UDP-N-acetylglucosamine 1-carboxyvinyltransferase: protein MDQIVIRGGQRLKGRIPISGAKNAALTLLPCALLTDEPLTLRNLPRLADVDGFGHLLNQLGCSTTIEGSRPEDFGRVMTARTTTLTSTVAPYDIVRKMRASILVLGPLLARAGEATVSLPGGCAIGNRPIDLHLKALEAFGAEIELASGYVRASAPSGGRLPGGKYTFPVVSVGATENALMAAVLAKGSCVLENAAREPEIVDLCNCLVAMGAMIDGIGTETLTIEGVDRLHGATYRVMADRIEAGSYACAAVITEGDVELVGAKAAEMEATLAALREAGATVEETKAGIRVAMTGRAYPVTLSTAPYPGFPTDMQAQFMAMATLGTGASLFTETIFENRYMHVPELARMGCDIQVKGRTAVVRGVERLIGAPVMATDLRASMSLIIAGLAAEGQTEVNRVYHLDRGYERLEEKLQAVGADIERISAG from the coding sequence ATGGATCAGATCGTCATTCGCGGCGGCCAGCGACTCAAGGGCCGTATCCCTATTTCCGGCGCCAAGAATGCAGCGCTCACGCTGCTCCCCTGCGCACTGCTCACCGACGAGCCCCTGACTCTTCGCAACCTGCCGAGGCTCGCCGACGTCGACGGCTTTGGTCATCTTCTCAACCAGCTCGGTTGCTCGACGACAATAGAAGGATCGCGGCCCGAGGATTTCGGGCGGGTCATGACGGCCCGAACGACGACACTGACATCGACCGTCGCTCCCTATGATATCGTGCGCAAGATGCGCGCCTCGATCCTCGTCCTCGGCCCGCTGCTCGCACGCGCAGGCGAGGCGACGGTCAGCCTTCCGGGCGGCTGCGCGATCGGGAACCGGCCAATCGATCTCCACCTCAAAGCCCTTGAAGCCTTCGGCGCCGAGATTGAACTTGCCTCGGGCTATGTAAGAGCAAGCGCACCGAGCGGCGGCCGGCTGCCTGGGGGCAAATATACCTTTCCGGTGGTCTCGGTCGGCGCGACCGAGAATGCGCTGATGGCCGCGGTGCTCGCCAAGGGAAGTTGCGTGCTTGAGAATGCGGCCCGTGAACCCGAGATTGTCGACCTTTGCAACTGCCTCGTCGCCATGGGCGCCATGATCGACGGCATCGGCACCGAGACGCTGACGATCGAAGGCGTCGACCGGCTGCACGGCGCGACCTATCGCGTGATGGCCGACCGGATCGAAGCGGGAAGCTACGCCTGCGCTGCGGTGATCACCGAGGGCGATGTGGAACTGGTCGGTGCGAAGGCGGCCGAGATGGAAGCGACGCTTGCCGCATTGCGCGAGGCGGGCGCCACGGTGGAGGAAACCAAGGCGGGCATCCGCGTTGCCATGACAGGCCGCGCCTACCCCGTCACGCTTTCGACCGCCCCCTACCCCGGCTTCCCGACCGACATGCAGGCGCAGTTCATGGCGATGGCGACGCTCGGCACTGGCGCGTCGCTCTTTACCGAGACGATTTTCGAGAACCGCTACATGCACGTTCCCGAACTTGCCCGCATGGGCTGCGACATTCAGGTCAAGGGTCGGACCGCGGTCGTCCGCGGGGTAGAACGGCTGATCGGTGCGCCGGTCATGGCGACCGACCTGCGCGCCTCGATGAGCTTGATCATCGCAGGCCTCGCCGCCGAAGGTCAGACCGAGGTCAACCGCGTCTATCACCTTGATCGCGGCTATGAACGGCTGGAAGAGAAGCTGCAGGCGGTCGGTGCCGATATTGAACGAATCAGCGCGGGCTAA
- a CDS encoding ABC-F family ATP-binding cassette domain-containing protein — MSSITIAHLRWSTPDGRTVFTDLNLQFQRERTGIVGRNGVGKSTLLRLIAQELSPPTGRVIIEGSTAMLRQMVQVPDMETIVDLFGARDAIALVRKAEAGDATVDEIAETDWTVEPRIEEALAKTRLPLPLETPLIALSGGQRTRAALAAIVFAAPDFLLLDEPTNNLDREGREAVRDLLAGWRGGALVVSHDRELLEEMDAIVELTALGATRTSGGWSAYRAHKEAEQAAAEARLANAEKNVDEVRRRVQAASEKQDKRDAGGRRKAARGDMPNILLGARKRRAEESRAAGSRLADRQREAAETQLAEARRRVETADPLAVALASSGLPPSRTVLKLDRVTAGYLPGKPVVRDLSLMITGPERIAIAGPNGSGKSTVLALIAGSLKPWQGSVRAPVPFAFFDQRVSLLDPARSIADNFVRLNPGTTNNQCRAALARFGFRSLAADRAAGTLSGGQMLRAGLACTLGAPTPPQLLILDEPTNHLDLDSLGAVEAGLAAYDGALLVVSHDTVFLEAIGITRTVELGP, encoded by the coding sequence ATGTCTTCGATCACCATTGCCCATCTTCGCTGGTCCACCCCTGACGGCCGGACCGTCTTCACCGACCTCAATCTCCAGTTTCAGCGCGAGCGCACCGGCATCGTCGGCCGCAACGGCGTCGGAAAATCGACGCTTCTGCGTCTGATTGCGCAGGAACTCTCCCCCCCGACGGGACGTGTCATCATCGAGGGCAGCACCGCGATGCTGCGCCAGATGGTGCAGGTCCCTGACATGGAAACAATCGTCGACCTCTTCGGCGCGCGCGATGCAATCGCACTCGTGCGGAAGGCCGAAGCGGGCGACGCCACGGTAGACGAAATCGCCGAAACCGACTGGACAGTTGAGCCGCGCATCGAAGAGGCACTCGCCAAGACGCGCCTGCCGCTTCCCCTCGAGACGCCGCTCATTGCGCTGTCGGGAGGCCAGCGGACGCGCGCTGCGCTCGCCGCCATCGTCTTCGCCGCGCCCGATTTCCTCTTGCTCGACGAGCCGACGAACAATCTCGACCGCGAGGGCCGCGAAGCCGTGCGCGACCTGCTCGCGGGATGGCGCGGCGGCGCGCTTGTTGTCAGCCACGACCGCGAACTGCTCGAGGAAATGGATGCGATCGTCGAACTGACCGCGCTCGGGGCGACGCGCACGAGCGGTGGCTGGAGCGCCTATCGAGCTCATAAGGAGGCCGAACAGGCTGCCGCCGAAGCCAGGCTCGCGAATGCGGAAAAGAATGTTGATGAGGTTCGGCGCCGGGTGCAGGCGGCAAGCGAGAAACAGGACAAGCGCGATGCGGGCGGACGCCGCAAGGCGGCGCGCGGCGATATGCCGAACATCCTCCTTGGTGCCCGCAAGCGCCGCGCAGAAGAAAGTCGCGCCGCCGGAAGCCGTCTCGCCGACCGACAGCGCGAAGCCGCCGAGACACAGCTCGCCGAGGCGCGGCGCCGCGTCGAGACGGCGGATCCGCTCGCGGTGGCACTTGCGTCAAGCGGTCTGCCCCCGTCGCGCACGGTGCTCAAGCTCGACCGAGTTACCGCAGGCTATCTTCCGGGCAAACCCGTCGTGCGCGATCTCTCGCTCATGATCACCGGTCCCGAGCGGATCGCCATTGCCGGTCCCAATGGATCAGGCAAGTCGACCGTGCTCGCCCTCATCGCGGGATCGCTGAAACCGTGGCAGGGCAGCGTGCGAGCGCCGGTCCCCTTCGCCTTCTTTGACCAGCGCGTATCGCTCCTCGATCCCGCTCGATCGATCGCGGACAATTTTGTGCGTCTCAATCCCGGGACAACGAACAACCAATGTCGCGCCGCGCTCGCACGCTTCGGCTTTCGTTCGCTTGCAGCCGACCGTGCCGCGGGGACCCTGAGCGGCGGTCAGATGCTGCGCGCGGGCCTCGCCTGCACGCTCGGCGCGCCGACGCCTCCGCAACTGCTGATCCTCGATGAGCCCACCAATCATCTCGACCTCGACTCGCTCGGTGCGGTCGAGGCTGGGCTTGCCGCCTATGACGGGGCGCTGCTCGTCGTCAGCCATGACACGGTCTTTCTGGAGGCGATCGGCATTACCCGGACGGTCGAGCTAGGCCCGTGA
- a CDS encoding magnesium and cobalt transport protein CorA, protein MPIMAARLYNQGKLVRDIDPDEAACDPCAEGDFFWLGLFEPTETELQRIAARFGLHPLAVEDALKANQLPKADVYGEQLFVIARTANLEADTIQPGETAFFVGRHFIISVRHGSARGHAEVRARLEASPALLGHGPDYVLHAVLDFIVDGYFPVIDAIEDQMLILEDSVMDTPLDAAEIRHLYAQRHEIIRFQRLAGLMKDLAYKLATTPLPCIDDAVRPFFRDIWDHVQRAEFRLTGLRDIAASVIETNGLLEQQRQGVITRQLAAWAAILAVPTAIAGIYGMNFTHMPELGWSFGYPLALAVMGGICGLLYWRFKSIGWL, encoded by the coding sequence ATGCCGATCATGGCCGCCCGTCTTTACAACCAAGGCAAGCTGGTGCGCGACATCGACCCCGATGAGGCAGCTTGCGACCCATGCGCCGAGGGCGACTTTTTCTGGCTCGGCCTCTTTGAGCCCACCGAGACGGAGCTACAGCGAATCGCGGCGCGTTTCGGCCTGCATCCGCTCGCGGTTGAGGATGCGCTGAAGGCCAACCAGCTCCCCAAGGCCGACGTCTACGGCGAACAGCTCTTCGTCATCGCGCGGACCGCCAATCTTGAAGCCGACACCATCCAGCCCGGTGAAACGGCTTTTTTCGTCGGCCGCCATTTCATCATCTCTGTCCGCCACGGCTCGGCACGGGGGCACGCCGAGGTGCGCGCGCGGCTCGAGGCCTCACCCGCCCTGCTGGGCCACGGCCCCGATTATGTTCTCCACGCCGTTCTCGACTTCATCGTCGATGGCTATTTCCCTGTGATCGACGCGATCGAGGACCAGATGCTGATCCTCGAGGACAGCGTGATGGACACACCGCTCGACGCCGCCGAAATCCGGCATCTTTACGCCCAGCGACACGAAATCATCCGTTTCCAGCGCCTTGCCGGATTGATGAAGGATCTCGCCTACAAGCTCGCGACGACACCGCTGCCGTGCATCGATGATGCGGTGCGCCCATTTTTTCGCGACATCTGGGATCATGTTCAACGCGCGGAGTTTCGTCTGACCGGACTACGCGACATAGCCGCGAGCGTGATCGAGACCAACGGGCTGCTCGAACAGCAACGCCAGGGCGTGATCACTCGCCAGCTCGCGGCCTGGGCGGCAATTCTCGCGGTGCCAACGGCGATTGCCGGTATCTACGGCATGAATTTCACGCATATGCCCGAACTCGGCTGGAGCTTCGGCTATCCCCTGGCGCTCGCGGTGATGGGCGGCATCTGCGGGCTTCTCTATTGGCGCTTCAAGAGCATCGGCTGGCTCTAG
- a CDS encoding GNAT family N-acetyltransferase has product MTTRLLIRPPVQGDFDRWLPLWQGYNEFYGRSGTTALPPDITSSTWVRFFDPDQPVHALVAEAEGELVGLVHYLYHRSTTSIADICYLQDLFTAEAARGRGIASALILRVAEEARKAGAARVYWQTHETNHTARRLYDAIAERSGFLVYRMTL; this is encoded by the coding sequence ATGACCACCAGGCTTCTGATCCGCCCGCCAGTGCAAGGCGACTTCGATCGCTGGCTTCCGCTGTGGCAGGGCTATAATGAATTTTACGGCCGCAGCGGGACAACGGCGCTCCCCCCGGATATCACCTCCTCGACCTGGGTGCGTTTTTTCGACCCCGACCAGCCGGTCCATGCGCTCGTCGCGGAGGCCGAAGGCGAACTCGTCGGCCTCGTCCATTATCTCTATCACCGCAGCACGACGTCCATCGCCGACATCTGTTACCTGCAGGACCTGTTTACCGCCGAAGCCGCGCGCGGGCGAGGGATCGCCTCGGCGCTGATCCTGCGCGTGGCCGAAGAAGCGCGCAAGGCGGGCGCGGCGCGCGTCTATTGGCAGACGCACGAGACCAATCACACCGCGCGCCGTCTCTATGATGCCATTGCCGAACGGTCGGGCTTTCTCGTTTATCGCATGACGCTTTGA
- a CDS encoding integrase core domain-containing protein: MQVFHLPGRVSRTAQLMSRLIGAKAPDSEAAIRRDIVHRWRQAIREGLCAAAAARAVGVPRATLYRWEKRPEPLSRRPLRVRQPRWSPALAEAVEELRLDNPMWGKRKIAVLLAREGFMTSVSTVGRILRRLVARGAVVPVPLLRRKPGGRRFRYNNKERHARRLPKGLRPSLPGQLVQIDTLFINIRPGKAIKHFTAYDPVAKWTLGKVAASATATNATALLDKLIAEAPFPITGIQVDGGSEFRAEFETACQIRGLPLFVLPPKSPQLNGAVERNQGCWRYEFYESYDLPHRIDQLQPFVDAFAHRFNHVRPHDALDMKTPAEYLQSISCGNLQQSHMY, from the coding sequence ATGCAAGTATTTCACCTGCCAGGCCGCGTTAGCAGAACCGCCCAGTTGATGTCTCGCCTGATCGGCGCGAAAGCCCCCGATAGCGAAGCGGCGATCAGGCGAGACATTGTTCATCGCTGGCGGCAGGCCATCCGCGAAGGGCTCTGCGCCGCTGCCGCGGCGAGGGCCGTGGGTGTCCCGCGCGCAACCCTCTACCGCTGGGAGAAGCGGCCCGAGCCGCTGAGCCGAAGGCCACTGCGGGTGCGCCAGCCGCGCTGGTCGCCAGCACTCGCCGAAGCGGTCGAGGAACTGCGGCTCGACAACCCCATGTGGGGCAAGCGCAAGATCGCCGTGCTGCTCGCCCGCGAAGGCTTCATGACCTCCGTCTCGACGGTCGGGCGCATCCTTCGAAGACTCGTCGCCAGAGGAGCAGTCGTCCCCGTGCCCCTGCTGCGCAGAAAACCCGGAGGACGCCGCTTCCGCTACAACAACAAGGAACGACACGCCCGTCGCCTGCCCAAAGGCCTCAGGCCATCGCTCCCAGGCCAGCTGGTCCAGATCGACACGCTGTTCATCAACATCCGACCCGGCAAGGCGATCAAGCACTTCACAGCCTATGATCCCGTCGCAAAGTGGACCCTCGGCAAGGTCGCCGCCAGCGCCACCGCCACCAATGCCACCGCCCTCCTCGACAAGCTCATCGCCGAAGCACCCTTCCCGATCACCGGTATCCAGGTCGACGGCGGCTCCGAGTTCAGGGCTGAGTTCGAGACCGCCTGCCAAATCCGCGGCCTCCCGCTCTTCGTCCTCCCTCCCAAAAGCCCCCAACTCAACGGCGCCGTCGAACGAAACCAGGGATGCTGGCGATACGAGTTCTACGAATCCTACGACCTGCCCCATCGCATCGATCAACTACAGCCATTCGTCGATGCCTTCGCACACCGCTTCAACCACGTCAGGCCACACGATGCTCTCGACATGAAAACCCCCGCCGAGTACCTCCAGTCCATCAGCTGCGGAAATCTCCAGCAGTCTCATATGTACTGA
- a CDS encoding DUF1013 domain-containing protein, whose amino-acid sequence MANANPTPLMPHATAAWLVDNTGLTFAQIAEFCGIHILEVQAIADETAATKYTGRDPVRAHELTMEEIEKGQNDPEYKLKMSVQGQDTIRRTRGPRYTPVSKRQDKPDGIAWILKNHPEVSDGAIGKLIGTTRNTINAIRERSHWNSANIVPKDPVTLGLCSQRELDALVAKAAKKAGIKAPEDSRFEGDREALIEELRAERTAAAEARAAEEAEAGDEA is encoded by the coding sequence ATGGCCAACGCCAATCCGACTCCGTTGATGCCGCACGCGACCGCCGCCTGGCTGGTCGATAACACCGGCCTCACCTTTGCCCAGATCGCCGAATTTTGCGGCATCCACATTCTCGAAGTGCAGGCTATTGCCGACGAGACCGCAGCGACAAAATATACTGGCCGCGACCCGGTACGCGCGCACGAATTGACCATGGAAGAGATTGAAAAGGGTCAGAATGACCCTGAATACAAGCTCAAGATGAGCGTGCAGGGGCAGGACACGATCCGCCGCACCCGAGGCCCGCGCTATACGCCGGTCAGCAAGCGCCAGGACAAGCCCGACGGTATCGCCTGGATCCTCAAGAATCATCCCGAGGTGTCGGATGGCGCGATCGGCAAGCTGATCGGCACGACGCGCAATACGATCAACGCGATCCGCGAGCGCAGCCATTGGAACAGCGCCAATATCGTTCCCAAGGACCCCGTGACGCTCGGCCTTTGTTCGCAGCGTGAGCTCGATGCACTCGTTGCCAAGGCAGCGAAGAAGGCCGGGATCAAGGCGCCCGAGGACAGCCGCTTCGAAGGCGACCGCGAAGCGCTCATCGAGGAACTGCGGGCCGAACGCACTGCAGCCGCCGAAGCGCGTGCCGCCGAGGAAGCTGAAGCCGGCGACGAAGCCTGA
- a CDS encoding MBL fold metallo-hydrolase: MASDGEDDGIPAASGSPDASLTQDDSFTATSHAGLTYPWGEAAPGTGETIRIANGIRWARIPMPGSLGHINSWLLDDADGVAVVDTGVCLTLCSDAWKALYAGALKGVPITRVIGTHLHPDHIGLAGWIAKKHGVKLWMTRGEMLTARMIVNDTSETVPDEALRQSRAAGWDEAAIERQKSEGWGRFGMMVFPLPRSYVRIKDGDRIDMGAHQWRVVTGSGHSPEHACLWNEREGVLVSGDQVLPRISSNVSVNITEPDADPLGEWLASIDKLLGLVPPDVITCPAHGEPFKGLHVRLSALRDEHRMRLYRLAETIADTPMRAVDCFPLLFNRPIGEHNQGLATGEALAHLKRLEIEGRVRKEDRDGVWWYHGMV, encoded by the coding sequence GTGGCGAGCGACGGCGAGGATGACGGCATTCCGGCGGCCAGCGGTTCGCCGGATGCCTCGCTGACGCAGGACGACAGCTTTACCGCAACGAGCCATGCGGGCCTCACCTACCCATGGGGCGAGGCTGCCCCCGGGACGGGCGAGACGATCCGCATCGCCAACGGGATCCGCTGGGCGCGCATCCCGATGCCGGGCTCGCTCGGCCACATCAACAGCTGGCTTCTTGACGATGCGGATGGGGTTGCGGTCGTCGACACCGGCGTCTGCCTTACGCTGTGCTCCGACGCCTGGAAGGCGCTCTATGCGGGCGCGCTGAAAGGAGTGCCGATCACGCGCGTCATCGGCACCCATCTGCACCCCGACCATATCGGACTTGCCGGCTGGATCGCGAAGAAGCATGGCGTGAAGCTGTGGATGACGCGCGGCGAAATGCTCACCGCCCGGATGATCGTGAACGACACGAGCGAAACCGTCCCTGACGAGGCGCTCCGGCAGTCGCGCGCCGCGGGCTGGGACGAGGCGGCGATCGAGCGGCAGAAGAGCGAGGGCTGGGGCCGGTTCGGCATGATGGTTTTCCCCCTGCCGCGCAGCTATGTGCGAATAAAGGACGGCGACCGCATCGACATGGGCGCGCATCAGTGGCGCGTCGTCACGGGCTCCGGCCATAGTCCTGAACATGCCTGTCTATGGAACGAGCGCGAGGGTGTGCTCGTGTCGGGCGACCAGGTCCTCCCCCGGATCAGCTCGAATGTGTCGGTCAATATTACCGAACCCGATGCCGATCCGTTGGGCGAATGGCTCGCGTCGATCGACAAGCTGCTCGGCCTCGTTCCTCCCGACGTAATCACCTGCCCTGCGCACGGCGAGCCCTTCAAGGGGCTTCATGTTCGCTTGTCCGCGCTGCGCGATGAACACCGGATGCGGCTCTACCGGCTCGCCGAGACGATCGCCGACACGCCAATGCGCGCAGTCGACTGCTTCCCCCTGCTGTTCAACCGCCCGATCGGTGAGCATAATCAGGGTCTTGCAACCGGTGAAGCGCTCGCTCATCTCAAGCGTCTCGAAATCGAAGGACGGGTGCGAAAGGAAGACCGCGACGGTGTCTGGTGGTATCACGGAATGGTGTAA